One window of Alkaliphilus metalliredigens QYMF genomic DNA carries:
- a CDS encoding tyrosine-type recombinase/integrase yields the protein MEEVENVKKYDIDWQRLQLKVIGKGNKERTVYINAKAKVHIQKYLMARLDEEEALFVTERNPVKKLGRRSIEREFDKIEKTSGIKKSIYPHLIRHTMATHLLNSGADLGTVQAILGHEDASITQIYAQISNTNVEHEYRKHMIQ from the coding sequence CTGGAGGAAGTAGAAAATGTTAAAAAGTACGATATAGACTGGCAAAGATTACAGTTAAAGGTTATCGGTAAGGGAAACAAAGAAAGAACGGTTTATATCAATGCTAAGGCAAAAGTACATATCCAGAAGTATCTCATGGCAAGATTAGATGAGGAAGAAGCTCTGTTTGTAACTGAAAGAAATCCAGTAAAAAAACTAGGACGAAGGAGCATAGAACGGGAATTTGACAAGATAGAAAAAACATCGGGAATCAAGAAAAGTATCTATCCTCATTTGATTAGGCACACTATGGCCACTCATTTACTTAATAGCGGGGCTGACTTAGGAACCGTACAGGCAATCCTCGGACACGAAGATGCTTCGATAACTCAAATATATGCTCAGATATCGAACACAAACGTAGAGCACGAATACAGAAAGCACATGATCCAATAG